A window of the Eulemur rufifrons isolate Redbay chromosome 6, OSU_ERuf_1, whole genome shotgun sequence genome harbors these coding sequences:
- the LOC138384944 gene encoding olfactory receptor 4P4-like, which produces MQRNISEFILLGLSYDQNIEIFCFVLFLFCYVTLLLGNLLILVSIGCTPLFHQPMYYFLSHLSSVDICYTSSVTPKLIGDLLGGTKAISYDNCMLQVFAMHFFGSTEVFILTAMAFDRYVAICKPLHYMIIMNRTRCNLLIFVAWAGGAVHSLPQLSMTIRLPFCGPNEIDHYFCDIFPLLKVACTDTYLTAVLVVANSGMVALVTFVVLFVSYVIILFTLRNHSAEGRRKALSTCGSHVTVVVLFFVPSIFAYLRPPTTFPEDKVFALFYTIIAPMFNPLIYTLRNTEMKNAMRKVWCQTKEAHFSKEAH; this is translated from the coding sequence ATGCAGAGAAACATCTCAGAATTCATTCTTTTGGGACTTTCTTATGATCAGAACATAGAAATATTTTGCTTTGTGCTCTTCCTTTTTTGTTATGTTACTCTCTTGTTAGGAAACCTTCTAATCCTTGTCTCCATTGGATGTACTCCTCTTTTTCACCAACCAATGTATTATTTCCTCAGCCATTTATCCTCTGTGGACATCTGCTATACCTCTAGTGTTACACCCAAATTAATTGGTGACCTGCTAGGGGGGACAAAAGCCATCTCTTACGATAATTGCATGTTACAGGTTTTTGCCATGCACTTCTTTGGAAGTACTGAGGTGTTCATTCTTACTGCCATGGCATTTGATCGCTATGTTGCCATTTGTAAACCTCTCCACTACATGATTATCATGAACAGGACAAGGTGCAATCTCCTAATCTTTGTTGCTTGGGCGGGTGGGGCAGTCCATTCCCTTCCTCAATTATCTATGACAATCCGGTTACCGTTCTGTGGTCCTAACGAGATTGATCACTATTTTTGTGATATCTTTCCTTTGCTAAAAGTTGCTTGTACTGATACCTACCTCACTGCTGTTCTAGTGGTTGCCAATTCAGGTATGGTTGCCTTAGTTACCTTTGTTGTCTTATTTGTTTCTTATGTCATTATATTATTCACTTTAAGAAATCACTCAGCTGAGGGAAGACGCAAAGCTCTCTCTACCTGTGGGTCTCATGTCACTGTGGTAGTCTTATTTTTTGTGCCTTCCATATTTGCCTACCTTAGACCTCCTACCACTTTCCCTGAGGATAAAGTATTTGCACTTTTCTACACAATCATTGCACCTATGTTCAATCCCTTAATCTATACTCTGAGAAATACAGAGATGAAAAACGCCATGAGAAAAGTTTGGTGTCAAACAAAGGAAGCACACTTTTCAAAGGAAGCACACTAA